In Octopus bimaculoides isolate UCB-OBI-ISO-001 chromosome 14, ASM119413v2, whole genome shotgun sequence, the following are encoded in one genomic region:
- the LOC128249407 gene encoding uncharacterized protein LOC128249407, which yields MHTTPEKVSSIILFISCCCCILQQKYSQPIEVTSYGDNRPSSNYPTDTLTSCKSSGQCWSERSSRQYEEIPAMSAVYGMQQDPAANTEKLPQDRYVKPPERQLPATPDVINN from the exons ATGCATACAACTCCAGAGAAAGTATCatcaattatattatttatatcttgttgctgttgtattttacAGCAGAAATACAGTCAACCCATTGAGGTGACATCTTATGGAGACAACAGACCATCTTCTAACTATCCCACTGACACATTAACCAGTTGTAAGAGCAGTGGACAGTGCTGGAGTGAGCGGTCAAGTAGACAGTATGAAGAAATACCAGCAATGTCAG CTGTCTATGGTATGCAACAGGACCCCGCAGCCAATACTGAGAAACTGCCCCAGGACAGATACGTGAAGCCTCCAGAAAGACAACTCCCTGCTACACCTGATGTTATAAACAACTGA
- the LOC106867375 gene encoding uncharacterized protein LOC106867375 isoform X1 codes for MFTAVHLPSDNTIDATLLIIIVVAAVIVSIAIVVSITLCIVRCNNVRNSSSERTAEEKQAYQCRNEMRQLIYQGNNSVPVMSGNRGETSDRYGHSRSHYYPEDWKTSTMNRSLQKSTRQKYSQPIEVTSYGDNRPSSNYPTDTLTSRKSSGQCWSERSSRQYEEIPAMSGIYGSQQDTPVNPERQQYQDRYVKPPERQLPSTPDVITN; via the exons ATGTTCACAGCTGTGCACCTACCAAGTGATAACACAATAGATGCCACATTGTTGATTATCATTGTAGTAGCAGCTGTGATAGTATCTATAGCTATTGTGGTTTCTATAACACTGTGTATTGTGAGATGTAACAATGTGAGAAATAGCTCCTCTGAAAGAACAGCAGAAGAGAAACAGGCATACCAATGTCGCAATGAGATGAGACAGTTGATCTATCAAGGTAACAACAGTGTACCTGTGATGTCAGGTAATCGAGGAGAGACGTCAGACAGATATGGTCATTCGAGGAGCCATTACTATCCAGAAGACTGGAAGACATCAACAATGAACAGAAGTCTTCAAAAGTCTACAAGG CAGAAATACAGTCAACCCATTGAGGTGACATCTTATGGAGACAACAGACCATCTTCTAACTATCCCACTGACACACTGACCAGTCGTAAGAGTAGTGGACAGTGCTGGAGTGAGCGGTCAAGTAGACAGTATGAAGAAATACCAGCAATGTCAG gGATCTATGGTAGCCAACAGGATACACCAGTGAACCCTGAAAGACAACAGTACCAAGACAGATATGTGAAACCTCCAGAGAGACAGTTACCTTCAACACCAGATGTCATTACTAACTGA
- the LOC106867375 gene encoding uncharacterized protein LOC106867375 isoform X2: protein MFTAVHLPSDNTIDATLLIIIVVAAVIVSIAIVVSITLCIVRCNNVRNSSSERTAEEKQAYQCRNEMRQLIYQGNNSVPVMSGNRGETSDRYGHSRSHYYPEDWKTSTMNRSLQKSTRKYSQPIEVTSYGDNRPSSNYPTDTLTSRKSSGQCWSERSSRQYEEIPAMSGIYGSQQDTPVNPERQQYQDRYVKPPERQLPSTPDVITN, encoded by the exons ATGTTCACAGCTGTGCACCTACCAAGTGATAACACAATAGATGCCACATTGTTGATTATCATTGTAGTAGCAGCTGTGATAGTATCTATAGCTATTGTGGTTTCTATAACACTGTGTATTGTGAGATGTAACAATGTGAGAAATAGCTCCTCTGAAAGAACAGCAGAAGAGAAACAGGCATACCAATGTCGCAATGAGATGAGACAGTTGATCTATCAAGGTAACAACAGTGTACCTGTGATGTCAGGTAATCGAGGAGAGACGTCAGACAGATATGGTCATTCGAGGAGCCATTACTATCCAGAAGACTGGAAGACATCAACAATGAACAGAAGTCTTCAAAAGTCTACAAGG AAATACAGTCAACCCATTGAGGTGACATCTTATGGAGACAACAGACCATCTTCTAACTATCCCACTGACACACTGACCAGTCGTAAGAGTAGTGGACAGTGCTGGAGTGAGCGGTCAAGTAGACAGTATGAAGAAATACCAGCAATGTCAG gGATCTATGGTAGCCAACAGGATACACCAGTGAACCCTGAAAGACAACAGTACCAAGACAGATATGTGAAACCTCCAGAGAGACAGTTACCTTCAACACCAGATGTCATTACTAACTGA